The window TTTCATGCCACGGCTCCCTGGTTCTATTCAGAAGGGCTGCAAACCCAGTTCCGCACGAAAGCGATTCTTTATATGTACCCCGTCCCTTGAGGGCAGGGCCCGCGGTAACTCGCCGATGTCAATCAGCACCCGTGCCAGCGTCACGCCGTCTCGTGCCTTGATCCGCTCTGCCACTTTGTCCGCTTCCTGCAAAACATCAACAGTAAAAGCATTCGCAATGCCAAAGCCTTTTGCAACGGCCACAAGATCTGTTCCCAGGCTGGCATGACTGCGTTGCATACCGGTTTCGCCATAATGACCATTGTCCAGAACCACAATGGTCAGATTCGACGGCTGCCGAACGCCAATGGTTGCCAGGCTGCCCACGCCCATCAATTGCTCTCCATCACCGGTGACGACAACGACCGATTTATCTGGCCGGGCCAGGGCCAGACCAAGCCCCATAGCGCTAGCGCCACCCATGGCGCCCCACAAATAGAAATGCCCCGCTCGGTCACCCGAAGCAAACACGTCGTAACTGGGTGAACCCAGGCCGGTGATAATCAGCGCCTCTGGAATCTGCTGCATTAATTGGGCCACAAATGCACGACGGTCTACGCGCTGGCCTGTTGACAATGTGTCTTTCATTATTTCACCCATGATTTGCGTCCGATCAGACTTTGTGACAACAGAACGGCAACCTGCTCGCCTGCCTCAAAAGCAGCGGTCAGGCCCGCATTCACCAGTTCTCCCACCTGCTCGGGCTCATCGGCGCGCATAACAGTGATTCCCATCAGTTCCAGCGCCTGCTGCGTGACTTTGCCCATGGGACCCTGCCAGGGGTTGAATTCTGCATATTCGCCACGCATGGTCACCAGCGTAAAGAAAGGAAAGCGGCAACTACTGAGCAGCGAGAACATATTGACGCAATTGCCCACGCCGCTGCTTTGCATCAACAGCACGGCTTTGTGCCCGCCCAGCCAGGCTCCGCAATTGAGGGCGACGCCCTCTTCCTCTGTGGTCAGCGCCACGTCCAGAATGTCCGGATCAGCCTGCGCCTTTCGGATGACAAGCGCATGCCCCGCATCCGGCACATACGAAATCTGTTTGACCTGCGCGCGCTTAAGTTCATCGAAAATAGCCGCCTGCCATTGTTGCTGCACGTTTATCTCAACCCCATCCATGATCGTTCCCTGGTGAATATAGTCAGTTTTAATACTAACATTCGATCAATATTCATTTACAATAGTATTTTGCGATTATTCAATCGTAATTTTTGATGGAAGCGCCGATGGATCTCAAACAATTGAAAGCACTGGTCACCATCGCCGAAACGGCGAACATGACGCGCGCGGCCGAGGTCCTCAATATCGTTCAGCCGGCGCTCTCACGACAGATCAGCATGCTGGAAGATGAAGTGGGTGCGATCCTGTTTGAACGGGGCCGTCAGGGCATGATCCTGAACCAGGAAGGAAAAACCTTTCTTGAATATGCCAGACGCATTTTGCACGAAGTCGAAAAGGCAAAGGCAGAAGTACGCCCCTCATCCGGCACAGTAAGCGGCATAGTCAACGTGGGGCTGCTGCCCAGCACCAGCGATTTGCTGTCAAGCATGTTGTTGCGCCGCTTGCAGCAACAATATCCGGAGATCAGGATCACCATCACCGCCGGCTATGCCGGCCATTTGCAGGAATGGCTTGAAGTGGGCGAGATTGACGTTGCTTTGCTGTACGCAGCCAAACTGAGCTCCTCCCTGAATGTTCAACCACTGGTTCAGGAAAAACTGTGGTTTGTTAGTCTGCCCGGAAACGGTTTACGACCGGACAAACCGGTCACGCTGAACAGGATGGCCGACAAGCCCATTATTCTGCCTAGTCGCCCGCATGGCTTGCGCGTTCTGGTCGACCGTGTCGGACGGGAAAACAACCTGCAATTGCACGTGGTCGCTGAAACCAATTCCATGAGCGTGCAAAAACGCCTCGTGCTGGACGGACACGGTTACACAATTCTGCCTTCCATTGCCATTGCAGAAGAGCTGGCGCTGGGACACCTTGAGGCAGCCCCCCTGACTGATGCCGGCTTGTCCCGAACCATTGTGCTCGCCCGCTCCCGCGAGAGAAATATGACCATGTCAGTCAAATGCGTTATGCAGACGCTTTCCGAGTGCATCAGAACAGGCATTGAAAACGGCGGCTGGGCACACGCGCAGTGGATTGCAAAAAACTGACGAATTCCTTCAGTATCCTTACATTTCAAACGTAATAAACAAAGCGAGCCAGGGAATCTGGAAAATTATGTAATAATTCTCATTCTATTTTTTCGTCGCCCGGTTGATCGGATCTTCCTGATGTATAAATCTATTCTTATTGGCCATGACCACGGTATGGTCCGCAACTTCAATCAAGGCTCAGGAAGCCGCTACCCGGTGTCTG of the Advenella mimigardefordensis DPN7 genome contains:
- a CDS encoding phosphonopyruvate decarboxylase, whose protein sequence is MDGVEINVQQQWQAAIFDELKRAQVKQISYVPDAGHALVIRKAQADPDILDVALTTEEEGVALNCGAWLGGHKAVLLMQSSGVGNCVNMFSLLSSCRFPFFTLVTMRGEYAEFNPWQGPMGKVTQQALELMGITVMRADEPEQVGELVNAGLTAAFEAGEQVAVLLSQSLIGRKSWVK
- a CDS encoding thiamine pyrophosphate-dependent enzyme, translated to MKDTLSTGQRVDRRAFVAQLMQQIPEALIITGLGSPSYDVFASGDRAGHFYLWGAMGGASAMGLGLALARPDKSVVVVTGDGEQLMGVGSLATIGVRQPSNLTIVVLDNGHYGETGMQRSHASLGTDLVAVAKGFGIANAFTVDVLQEADKVAERIKARDGVTLARVLIDIGELPRALPSRDGVHIKNRFRAELGLQPF
- a CDS encoding LysR family transcriptional regulator produces the protein MDLKQLKALVTIAETANMTRAAEVLNIVQPALSRQISMLEDEVGAILFERGRQGMILNQEGKTFLEYARRILHEVEKAKAEVRPSSGTVSGIVNVGLLPSTSDLLSSMLLRRLQQQYPEIRITITAGYAGHLQEWLEVGEIDVALLYAAKLSSSLNVQPLVQEKLWFVSLPGNGLRPDKPVTLNRMADKPIILPSRPHGLRVLVDRVGRENNLQLHVVAETNSMSVQKRLVLDGHGYTILPSIAIAEELALGHLEAAPLTDAGLSRTIVLARSRERNMTMSVKCVMQTLSECIRTGIENGGWAHAQWIAKN